The Vicia villosa cultivar HV-30 ecotype Madison, WI linkage group LG1, Vvil1.0, whole genome shotgun sequence genome includes a region encoding these proteins:
- the LOC131645720 gene encoding uncharacterized protein LOC131645720: MEEFSDLLGIPISEHLPFTGLESTPKLETIAAALHLKRSDIASNWDTKNGVEAKKMNPLEQSVKDLQAQNAEFQALILSLAKGQEELKTLLTKNEKKTKKPVGVFNMGRRFRGPLKKAKEVDIPEETEQDDNVSGKADQKSNGSVKQDEDEEEYYDDEEYPEDKYRQLEERMKAVEIQKIPGHLLGSSSAGFTDLILTGERVESGIRSGKIQVATSSGVTKKPYSGKTEANAVHSQRGRNRNDSGHSVGAVLISTPTPRQNQQQGYQRRQDAPRRNFTKINMSLNQAWQHLLKAKLLAPIAPPNINTSSPRYDPNARCAYHSDCHDKAVNVVDKESYVTNVMSLTTPLPLIKKKLLQAGLFPGCIEDCYDCSSQPNGCTRLKIGIQCLMDNRKIMFEKVPSVEKLCEDLAQNLKIEDVSVISKTPIRIPTKAPIRITAEPKVAPLIITKPGPIPYSSDKAVPWSYGNDVYIHGVKQEALNDEPVKVPSPDVDNIVGTSKVTRSGRIFSPEISPDANISTQVPVPDSTADVRGKRPMLEPVQTPVEATAEEVSQKEMDEILKIIRKSDYDVIEQLGHTSSKISMLSLLTCSEAHAKALMKFLKAAHVPQEISVNQFESCVASLTTNNYLGFSDADLTPAGKSHNKALHISIECKGTTLSHVLVDNGSSLNVLPKLVLDRLDSEGIVLMPSNVVVKAFDGSKSTVYGEVELPIRVGSQTFNSLFYVMDIHPAYSCLLGRPWIHGAGAVTSTLHQKLKYLANGKIVTVHGEEEYVVSCVNEYKYIEVNGEFIETPCQTFELVPQVVSTAKHAPTVPKVTRIPSTMASLKDAKAVVEEGGCTVWGQLIDVPYKSDKLGLGCTAGTQKNNHHTRLGGLMSHFVSKGVNALEDGESNCNLDKWIFPTPDHGLNNWKTEDVISISFNQE; this comes from the exons atGGAGGAGTTCTCGGATTTACTTGGTATACCCATTTCTGAGCATTTACCTTTTACTGGTTTGGAGAGCACTCCAAAACTtgagactattgctgctgcattacacctaaagagatcagacatTGCCTCCAACTGGGACACTAAGAATGGAGTCGAGG ctaaGAAAATGAATCCTCTCGAGCAATCGGTTAAGGATCTGCAAGCAcagaatgctgagttccaagcccTGATACTGAGTCTGGCTAAAGGGCAGGAAGAGCTGAAAACCCTCCTTACTAAGAATGAGAAGAAGACTAAGAAGCCTGTGGGCGTTttcaacatgggaagaagattccgaggccctctcaaaaaggccaAAGAAGTCGATATCCCAGAAGAGACTGAACAAGATGACAATGTTAGTGGTAAGGCTGATCAGAAGAGCAATGGTTCTGTCAagcaagatgaagatgaagaagagtaCTATGATGATGAAGAGTATCCGGAAGATAAGTACAGACAGTTGGAGGAACGAATGAAGGCTGTAGAAATCCAGAAGATCCCAGG TCATTTGTTGGGAAGCTCATCAGCTGGTTTTACTGACTTGATATTGACTGGGGAGCGGGTTGAAAGTGGCATCCGAAGTGGGAAAATTCAGGTAGCTACCTCTTCTGGTGTTACGAAGAAGCCTTATAGTGGAAAGACTGAAGCTAATGCTGTGCACAGCCAGAGGGGTCGCAATAGAAATGATAGTGGCCATTCTGTCGGGGCTGTCTTAATCTCTACACCAACACCTCGACAAAATCAACAACAGGGATACCAGCGTAGACAAGATGCACCTAGAAGAAACtttacaaagatcaatatgtcttTGAATCAAGCATGGCAACACTTGCTGAAGGCAAAGTTACTTGCGCCAATAGCTCCGCCAAACATCAATACATCTTCTCCTCGCTATGATCCTAacgcaagatgtgcttaccattctgACTGT catgacaaaGCTGTCAATGTTGTTGACAAAGAATCCTATGTTACTAATGTGATGAGTCTGACTACTCCACTCCCTCTtatcaagaagaagttgttgcaaGCCGGTTTATTTCCGGGTTGCATTGAAGACTGTTATGACTGCTCGTCTCAACCAAATGGTTGTACAAGGTTGAAGATTGGTATTCAATGCCTGATGGATAATCGAAAGATCATGTTTGAAAAAGTGCCTTCTGTGGAAAAATTATGTGAAGATCTAGCCCAGAACTTGAAAATTGAAGATGTGTCCGTAATTTCCAAGACTCCTATCAGAATCCCTACCAAGGCCCCCATCAGGATCACTGCTGAGCCCAAGGTAGCTCCCTTGATCATTACCAAGCCTGGTCCGATCCCGTACTCCTCTGACAAGGCTGTCCCTTGGAGCTATGGTAATGATGTGTATATTCATGGTGTGAAACAAGAAGCCCTGAATGATGAGCCTGTCAAAGTTCCTAGTCCCGACGTCGACAATATCGTAGGGACCAGTAAGgttacaagaagtggaagaattTTCTCTCCGGAAATATCTCCTGATGCCAATATCTCAACCCAGGTCCCTGTTCCCGATTCAACTGCTGATGTGCGAGGGAAAAGGCCAATGCTGGAGCCAGTTCAGACACCGGTGGAAGCTACTGCTGAAGAAGTTTCTCAGAAGGAAATGGATGAAATTCTGAAGATCATCCGGAAGAGTGATTACGATGTGATCGAACAGTTGGGGCACACTTCCTCCAAGATATCCATGCTGTCATTGTTAACCTGTTCTGAGGCCCATGCTAAGGCTTTGATGAAGTTTCTAAAAGCGGCGCAcgtaccacaagagatttctgttaATCAATTTGAGAGCTGTGTTGCAAGTTTGACAACGAACAATTACCtggggttttctgatgctgatctgacTCCTGCTGGAAAGAGTCATAACAAAGCCTTGCACATCTCCATTGAGTGTAAGGGTACTACTTTGTCCCATGTGCTGGTGGATAATGGCTCCTCGCTGAATGTATTGCCTAAATTGGTGCTGGATAGACTTGATTCTGAAGGGATAGTGCTAATGCCCAGTAATGTGGTGGTAAAGGCTTTCGATGGGTCGAAGAGTACAGTCTATGGAGAGGttgagctcccaatcagagtgggttctcaaactTTCAACTCCTTATTCTATGTGATGGATATCCACCCCGCCTATTCTTGCTTGCTCGGGCGTCCGTGGATACATGGGGCAGGTGCTGTGACATCTACTTTGCATCAGAAGCTGAAGTACCTTGCAAATGGCAAGATCGTCACTGTGCATggggaagaagagtatgtggttagcTGTGTGAATGAGTACAAGTATATCGAAGTGAACGGCGAATTTATCGAGACTCCTTGCCAGACTTTTGAATTGGTTCCTCAAGTTGTCTCTACCGCCAAGCACGCTCCTACTGTTCCTAAAGTTACCCGGATCCCTtcaacaatggcttctctgaagGATGCTAAGGCTGTAgttgaagaaggtggttgtacTGTTTGGGGCCAGCTCATTGATGTCCCGTATAAATCTGACAAACTTGGTTTAGGTTGTACTGCTGGAACTCAGAAGAATAATCATCACACCCGGCTTGGAGGATTAATGTCTCATTTCGTCAGCAAAGGAGTCAATGCCTTGGAAGATGGGGAGAGCAACTGCAATCTAGACAAGTGGATCTTCCCGACACCTGATCATGGGCTGAACAACTGGAAGACCGAAGATGTTATCTCTATCTCCTTCAATCAGGAGTAA